The region ATTACGCGCTAGTTCACACATATCGCACGAACTAAGCTTCCATACTTGTGCAGCAATACTGTACTCTTCCATCAACGGTTCCTATAAAAAGATATCATTATCAACTTAGATAACGTAAATAAAAGAGGCGTAAGCGAGAAATATTTCGAACGAATAAACGGACGATTTTTACATCATGCTGACCTTGGTAAAGTGAAATTGAAGGGGATCATCCGTGGAAAGACTTACACACAATCCTCTTGCTAAATATTCGGGTAATGGATTACGATGATAATTTAAGAAAAGAGAATTATTACTAAGAGGCGACATTGCAATCCCAATTTGTGctaaataatatagatattgTAATACTGGCACTTTTCGAAGTAAAAGACCATGAGAGATATTTTCTGCCATCATATAACCGCAAACAAGATGTTGAATGGGACCAGCTTCGCCACAATGAGGTCTGAGGACGAAGGTGTTTAAACCTTGTTccctaataaataatatactctATATCAAATGTTTGTCTAATCAAAGAGCCAACGCCAATTACTAGTCGCAGAAAGCGTATACGTACGCTCTAAAATGATTCAAAACGGTCATGTTGGCATAAGTGTAGTATTGATAATATCCATAAGGAGGATTTTCAACATCATCCCATTCCGCAGGTGGACAGACATCTTTATCGAATAAAGGATTTTCAGGTTTGCTCTCGTCATCAACTGAATCAAATCCTATTACCTATAACGATGATAGTATCGATGATTCTAAAATACCAAACCAATTCCAAATATTATCAACGTTTATTGTTAAAAATCTGCTTACGTATTGGAGAAATTTATGTAGCTCTGGGTGAGAATTAGCGTCATTCGTTACTTCAAAAAGGGGAAGAAATATGTTGTTCATTATCTCTTGgaaatttgtcagcaatttgtTCAATTTAAAAATGTCACTAAATGGAAACGGCAGATATTAGAATGATTTTAGCTGAAATATTAATCGAATATATGCTAAGTAACTTACTAAAGCCGAGGAATCTGAATGAGCCAGCGCACATTGTCCGAATATACGTCGCTTTGAATTGCCCATTTTGCTAATTTATCCCACTCTTCTGGGCTTTTGCCGTAAATCGAAAGACGTAGTTCCGCATTTTGGTACTTGGATTCTTCGAGATCGCTAGCGACTTCCTTGATTATTCTTGCaaaaaatttaccattcaaataGTTATCCGTTTTTAGAAACACTTCACGCAGGCGACTTTCACCGATTGGATTGTATTTGGCGTTGAATTTGTCGAACCTATGGAACGTGTTTCTATcctgaaagaaaaaggaaacgcccgggtaaatattttattctgaaATTTATCTTCccatacgttatgatatatcaATAGAAACTTACCGCATGCACATCCAACATATCAACACTGAGATCGTAAGTCGTCAGATTCATCGATTGAAATACCTCCCGTAAAGTCATTGTTTCT is a window of Bombus terrestris chromosome 17, iyBomTerr1.2, whole genome shotgun sequence DNA encoding:
- the LOC100644108 gene encoding AMP deaminase 2 isoform X12; this translates as MLVQALAIREKYMNNSKQSFPSITSRFLRSVDKRPVNSDDEIQHDDRKAIADHPVHAPASRGDPWQCEFPMAKNYIIAPVNGVFNLYANEEDLANGKPVPYSYPDLATFVRDMNLLCTMIADGPLKSFCYRRLSYLSSKFQLHVLLNELRELASQKAVPHRDFYNIRKVDTHIHAASCMNQKHLLRFIKKTLKNHADEIVTYSKNKETMTLREVFQSMNLTTYDLSVDMLDVHADRNTFHRFDKFNAKYNPIGESRLREVFLKTDNYLNGKFFARIIKEVASDLEESKYQNAELRLSIYGKSPEEWDKLAKWAIQSDVYSDNVRWLIQIPRLYDIFKLNKLLTNFQEIMNNIFLPLFEVTNDANSHPELHKFLQYVIGFDSVDDESKPENPLFDKDVCPPAEWDDVENPPYGYYQYYTYANMTVLNHFRAEQGLNTFVLRPHCGEAGPIQHLVCGYMMAENISHGLLLRKVPVLQYLYYLAQIGIAMSPLSNNSLFLNYHRNPLPEYLARGLCVSLSTDDPLQFHFTKEPLMEEYSIAAQVWKLSSCDMCELARNSVLMSGFPHKSKQYWLGPNYTKEGVAGNDITRTNVPDIRVAYRYETLVDELSNIFKVVEKPEAVPF
- the LOC100644108 gene encoding AMP deaminase 2 isoform X11, which codes for MASAAKDLEERRSHYEPSLGPGVPDDVDHIFNLEENDFVPHFQRVSISGEDTSGVPLEDLQQASQMLVQALAIREKYMNNSKQSFPSITSRFLRSVDKRPVNSDDEIQHDDRKAIADHPVHAPASRGDPWQCEFPMAKNYIIAPVNGVFNLYANEEDLANGKPVPYSYPDLATFVRDMNLLCTMIADGPLKSFCYRRLSYLSSKFQLHVLLNELRELASQKAVPHRDFYNIRKVDTHIHAASCMNQKHLLRFIKKTLKNHADEIVTYSKNKETMTLREVFQSMNLTTYDLSVDMLDVHADRNTFHRFDKFNAKYNPIGESRLREVFLKTDNYLNGKFFARIIKEVASDLEESKYQNAELRLSIYGKSPEEWDKLAKWAIQSDVYSDNVRWLIQIPRLYDIFKLNKLLTNFQEIMNNIFLPLFEVTNDANSHPELHKFLQYVIGFDSVDDESKPENPLFDKDVCPPAEWDDVENPPYGYYQYYTYANMTVLNHFRAEQGLNTFVLRPHCGEAGPIQHLVCGYMMAENISHGLLLRKVPVLQYLYYLAQIGIAMSPLSNNSLFLNYHRNPLPEYLARGLCVSLSTDDPLQFHFTKEPLMEEYSIAAQVWKLSSCDMCELARNSVLMSGFPHKSKQYWLGPNYTKEGVAGNDITRTNVPDIRVAYRYETLVDELSNIFKVVEKPEAVPF
- the LOC100644108 gene encoding AMP deaminase 2 isoform X10: MRLLRSLRICRAAKDLEERRSHYEPSLGPGVPDDVDHIFNLEENDFVPHFQRVSISGEDTSGVPLEDLQQASQMLVQALAIREKYMNNSKQSFPSITSRFLRSVDKRPVNSDDEIQHDDRKAIADHPVHAPASRGDPWQCEFPMAKNYIIAPVNGVFNLYANEEDLANGKPVPYSYPDLATFVRDMNLLCTMIADGPLKSFCYRRLSYLSSKFQLHVLLNELRELASQKAVPHRDFYNIRKVDTHIHAASCMNQKHLLRFIKKTLKNHADEIVTYSKNKETMTLREVFQSMNLTTYDLSVDMLDVHADRNTFHRFDKFNAKYNPIGESRLREVFLKTDNYLNGKFFARIIKEVASDLEESKYQNAELRLSIYGKSPEEWDKLAKWAIQSDVYSDNVRWLIQIPRLYDIFKLNKLLTNFQEIMNNIFLPLFEVTNDANSHPELHKFLQYVIGFDSVDDESKPENPLFDKDVCPPAEWDDVENPPYGYYQYYTYANMTVLNHFRAEQGLNTFVLRPHCGEAGPIQHLVCGYMMAENISHGLLLRKVPVLQYLYYLAQIGIAMSPLSNNSLFLNYHRNPLPEYLARGLCVSLSTDDPLQFHFTKEPLMEEYSIAAQVWKLSSCDMCELARNSVLMSGFPHKSKQYWLGPNYTKEGVAGNDITRTNVPDIRVAYRYETLVDELSNIFKVVEKPEAVPF